TACAGCAAGGCCCCCTTCATCTCCCAGAAAGACATTGAATCCTATTATTCCTTCCCGGCGCAGGACAATACCTACGGCATTGTGGTCAACGTCAAGAAAGGCCTTGAAAGCCGGGTGGAAGGAATGACGGCCCAGAACCTGGGCAGGCAAATTCTTCCCGTAGTCAACGGGCACACCATGCAACCCCTGCGCCTTTACAACAAGCCCGTCACCTCCGGCAAGCTGGCCGTCATGGGCGGCTTTTCCCCGGCGGACCTGGCCGCCATGGCGGAATTCATCCCCCCGGCGGACCCCAAGAGGGAGGAACCCATCAACAAGCTGGCCCCCGTCACCAAGCCCCTTCTTCCCGCCAAGGACCCCACGCAGGAAAAGAAGGAAGTCAAGGAGCCTGAAGAACATAAGGACCGCACCGTGGTCAGCACCCGCCGGGGACGGATCTGATCCAGCACTCCCTGTATGAGCATGCACGGCAAGTTCTTCCCTTTCCTGATCGGCATTCTCCTGCTCTCCTGGAGCATGCCATTCCTGATGGCGGATACCGTCGTGCGCTTCCCCACGGAAAACACGGCCCTGCTGGACAACCGCCCGCAGGACTTTTACATGTACGTGGACCGGAACTTTGAAGGGGTAAAATCACAGCCCTGGCAGGCGGGAGCCTACGGCTTCACCCGGACCCTCGTCAGAACCCAGGCCGGCCCCGTGGCGGTCAAATTCCATGAAGGCATTGACATCAAGCCTCTCAAACGGGATGCCTCCGGCACACCGCTGGACGATGTGCACCCCGTGGCCGGGGGAACCGTGGTCCACGCCTCCTCCAACCCCACGCACAGCAATTACGGCCGCTACGTGGTCATTGAACACCGTCCGGCGGACGGCCCGTTTTACAGCCTGTACGCCCATCTGGCGTCCGTCTCCTGCAAGGAAGGGGACCAGGTAGGAACGGGAAACGTCATCGGCAGGCTGGGATACTCCGGCGTGGGCCTGAACAAAACACGCGCCCATGTGCATCTGGAACTCTGCCTCAAGCTCCAGGACGATTTTGAAACCTGGTATTCCAGCCTGAAACTGGGCACTCCCAACCGCCACGGCGCCTACAATGGCCTCAACCTGGCCGGGTTTGATCCGGCCCCCGTTCTCATCCAGTGCAAGGACGGCGC
This DNA window, taken from Akkermansia muciniphila, encodes the following:
- a CDS encoding M23 family metallopeptidase — protein: MSMHGKFFPFLIGILLLSWSMPFLMADTVVRFPTENTALLDNRPQDFYMYVDRNFEGVKSQPWQAGAYGFTRTLVRTQAGPVAVKFHEGIDIKPLKRDASGTPLDDVHPVAGGTVVHASSNPTHSNYGRYVVIEHRPADGPFYSLYAHLASVSCKEGDQVGTGNVIGRLGYSGVGLNKTRAHVHLELCLKLQDDFETWYSSLKLGTPNRHGAYNGLNLAGFDPAPVLIQCKDGAEFSLSRHISSLPVQYVVRVPSTGSPPNLVTRYPFMLKPGPANPQSWEISFTGTGVPVSVTPSGQPCTEPTVIRAVPHPFSQLYRTCNRVSGSSKEPKLTASGKRYIRLIFMGPEP